In one window of Tumebacillus algifaecis DNA:
- a CDS encoding MFS transporter, translating into MSSPLFVPLKNRSYRMLWTGDLLSSFGNWLDLTALIVLLVYHWQLGPNETAILMLTLGVPMVFLGPMLSVYVDRLPLRGLMLICIGIRVLLITGLLFVPNFYLLLPLVFLRSAIGTLFFPARQAMIRHIVPLEQIPGAISLGQMTMSLTMIVAPAIGGALVTVIGPRSLFGIEAVLMALSLLFIWQLPTIPRKQTSAQPASIDDTEAVQAKRSFWNDLKEGFAHIFTVRILTVGLTLITIGMFLVYLYDGLLAIWAKEQGIVESGYGTLMSVIGVGSVTGALLAGQFPRWRKSPLTLIAIVGMLAGGLNMLIGLGGLHVVQFPLVIWAIIFLFFGLFGAAATVPFGYILQTETPKELIGRVSSVSSSMQSAATLLAPTIGATFANLYGTGSVFFGSGAFMLVLALLTLLLMRLIKGDQSKRTPVATSSSYR; encoded by the coding sequence ATGTCGTCACCTTTATTCGTCCCGCTGAAAAACCGTTCCTATCGCATGTTATGGACGGGAGATCTGCTCTCCAGCTTTGGCAACTGGCTCGATCTGACCGCCTTGATCGTGTTGCTTGTCTACCACTGGCAACTCGGGCCGAACGAAACGGCAATCTTGATGCTGACCTTAGGTGTACCGATGGTCTTCCTCGGCCCTATGCTCAGCGTCTATGTTGACCGTTTGCCACTGCGAGGATTGATGCTCATCTGCATCGGCATCCGCGTCCTGTTGATCACAGGCTTACTTTTCGTGCCCAACTTCTATCTGCTGTTGCCGCTCGTGTTTCTGCGCTCGGCGATCGGGACGCTGTTCTTTCCAGCACGTCAAGCGATGATTCGCCATATCGTCCCGCTCGAACAAATTCCGGGCGCGATCTCTCTGGGTCAAATGACGATGTCGCTGACGATGATCGTCGCGCCAGCAATCGGAGGCGCACTAGTGACTGTGATCGGGCCTAGAAGCCTATTTGGAATTGAAGCAGTGTTGATGGCACTTTCACTCCTGTTCATCTGGCAGCTTCCAACGATCCCTCGCAAACAAACTTCCGCCCAACCAGCTTCGATTGACGATACTGAAGCCGTACAAGCAAAACGCTCGTTCTGGAACGATTTAAAGGAAGGGTTCGCACACATTTTCACCGTGCGAATTTTGACAGTCGGGCTGACGCTGATCACGATCGGCATGTTTCTCGTCTACCTATACGACGGACTGCTGGCGATATGGGCCAAAGAACAGGGCATTGTCGAATCGGGCTATGGCACCCTGATGAGCGTGATCGGTGTTGGCAGTGTGACAGGCGCACTACTGGCAGGGCAATTTCCGCGGTGGCGCAAATCGCCGCTCACTTTGATCGCAATTGTCGGCATGCTGGCAGGCGGGCTGAACATGTTGATCGGCCTCGGGGGTCTACACGTCGTGCAGTTCCCGCTGGTGATCTGGGCGATCATTTTCCTGTTCTTCGGACTGTTTGGAGCCGCCGCGACTGTGCCGTTCGGTTACATTTTGCAGACCGAAACACCGAAAGAGCTGATCGGACGCGTATCAAGCGTTTCCAGTTCCATGCAGAGCGCAGCCACGCTGCTCGCACCGACAATCGGAGCGACCTTTGCCAACCTGTACGGCACAGGCAGCGTATTCTTCGGCTCAGGAGCGTTCATGCTCGTCTTGGCGCTACTGACCCTGCTGTTGATGCGCCTGATCAAAGGAGACCAATCCAAACGGACACCGGTCGCCACGTCCAGCAGTTACAGATAG
- a CDS encoding Ger(x)C family spore germination protein: MMKRKRRSIGILLLLVASVSLSGCWSYKSLEHLTYVLSLGVDYQDGNYILYVQIPNFTSISKTEGAGQSENAAPIYVGKGIGKTFNLAIFDLYHTLQRRLFWSHISSLVFTEAAAKKGVNEVIDLLQRYGEIRPTFWVYTTDERIEDLLLATHVFDPSPVYSKLGDPSDMNKQDSYPVLPYRLHRFTAMMREPMHTLIIPSLGTDKSKWFDEKKKYRVMLFDGYSVVIGDKWVGKMTYLQSRGLLWLNRELVRAPLPISLGEDKIFTVVIMKPKMKIKPFVSEGELRFSIDIKLKGHITQIMGCMSEEEIKRAASENVKKQVMTTFQAGIDLDADVLNLLDVLYRHHQKLWRQFSKQGELKLTADSLHDVNVKIDIVQYGKKVYYGKKVY, translated from the coding sequence ATGATGAAACGTAAACGAAGATCGATCGGGATTCTCCTCCTGCTGGTCGCCTCGGTGTCGCTGTCCGGCTGTTGGAGCTACAAGTCGCTCGAGCATTTAACCTATGTTCTTTCGCTTGGGGTCGATTATCAGGACGGCAACTATATCCTTTATGTGCAAATACCCAATTTTACGAGTATCAGCAAAACGGAAGGTGCGGGTCAATCGGAAAACGCAGCCCCAATCTATGTGGGCAAAGGGATCGGGAAAACGTTCAACCTAGCGATCTTCGATTTGTATCACACCTTGCAGCGCCGCTTGTTTTGGAGCCATATCAGTTCGCTCGTCTTCACCGAAGCGGCTGCAAAAAAAGGGGTGAATGAGGTGATCGACCTCTTACAGCGCTATGGGGAGATTCGACCTACATTTTGGGTGTACACGACCGATGAGCGGATCGAAGATCTGTTGCTCGCTACGCACGTTTTCGATCCCTCCCCTGTCTACTCGAAATTGGGAGATCCGAGCGATATGAACAAACAGGATTCCTATCCGGTGCTTCCTTATCGGCTGCATCGATTTACAGCTATGATGCGGGAACCGATGCACACGTTGATCATCCCGAGTCTCGGGACTGATAAAAGCAAATGGTTTGATGAGAAAAAGAAGTATCGAGTGATGCTATTTGATGGATACAGTGTGGTGATCGGGGATAAATGGGTGGGAAAAATGACGTATTTACAATCGCGCGGTCTACTTTGGCTCAACCGTGAACTGGTACGCGCACCGCTCCCGATCTCATTAGGCGAAGATAAAATCTTCACCGTTGTCATTATGAAACCGAAAATGAAAATAAAACCGTTCGTCAGTGAAGGTGAGCTTCGATTTTCAATTGATATTAAACTTAAAGGACACATTACACAAATTATGGGGTGTATGAGTGAGGAAGAAATAAAAAGAGCGGCAAGTGAGAATGTGAAAAAGCAGGTGATGACCACGTTTCAGGCCGGGATTGATCTTGACGCAGATGTGCTCAATCTATTAGATGTCTTGTATCGTCATCATCAAAAGTTATGGAGACAGTTTTCCAAACAGGGGGAATTGAAGCTAACTGCCGATTCACTACACGATGTGAACGTGAAAATAGATATCGTTCAATACGGGAAAAAAGTGTACTACGGGAAAAAAGTGTATTGA
- a CDS encoding spore germination protein, producing the protein MKGASPINKTRQDLQSGDHRSPIQNKLSANEAWLRDTFQACEDVQIKSLILPTKQAPRSVLLVYCPGVCKVDLINQQVIPSLGRVLQTIVPETSNQERVIAAWQYSSVQSVKVLEEVIAPVFEGKVAVLINGVATAFLLDVADLPNREPSETNSEVSVKGPRDGFTEELSVNIALVRKRLKTNSLRTEYFRLGTRSQTQVALLYIEDIARPESIKEVREKLNKIDAESIYSSTQIEERIISAKFSIFPQMDYTGRPDYVVESVLKGRFVLIIDGVPTSLIAPCNLFLMLKAAEDMHTNYIYASFERILRIIGLFVAVLLPGFYVAITSYHQDQIPLSLLATLLLARKGIPFTIPLEAFLMLLLFELFREAGVRLPSKIGQTLAVVGGLIIGDAAIRSGIASPSLLVVAGTTAVTTFTLINQSLAGAVSILRLLIMILSSFLGLFGFFVGMFVIYVYMANIRSFGISYLTPVSAFSWKDFFLFFMREPQARVWKRPEFLHPLDATKEGSADDET; encoded by the coding sequence ATGAAGGGGGCGAGTCCTATCAATAAAACGAGGCAGGACCTTCAATCGGGTGATCACAGGTCACCGATTCAAAACAAATTGTCAGCCAATGAAGCGTGGTTACGAGATACGTTCCAAGCATGTGAAGACGTGCAGATCAAATCGCTGATCTTGCCTACCAAACAGGCGCCGCGCTCTGTTCTGCTCGTCTATTGCCCAGGTGTCTGCAAAGTGGATCTGATCAATCAGCAAGTGATTCCGAGTCTGGGCAGGGTGCTGCAAACGATTGTTCCCGAGACCTCCAATCAAGAACGAGTGATAGCCGCTTGGCAATACTCGTCTGTGCAAAGTGTGAAGGTGCTAGAAGAAGTGATCGCTCCGGTATTTGAGGGGAAAGTGGCCGTTTTGATCAACGGTGTTGCGACCGCTTTTCTTCTGGACGTGGCCGACCTGCCGAACCGGGAACCGTCTGAGACGAACAGCGAAGTCTCCGTAAAAGGACCGCGCGATGGTTTTACTGAAGAACTGTCGGTCAACATTGCGCTGGTTCGCAAACGTCTCAAGACAAATTCACTCCGAACGGAGTATTTTCGCCTGGGAACACGCAGTCAGACACAAGTCGCCTTGCTCTACATCGAGGACATTGCAAGGCCGGAGTCGATCAAAGAGGTTCGTGAAAAGCTTAACAAGATCGATGCAGAAAGCATTTACAGCTCAACGCAGATCGAAGAGCGGATCATCTCTGCCAAATTCTCGATCTTTCCGCAGATGGATTATACAGGGCGGCCGGATTATGTAGTCGAATCGGTGCTCAAAGGTCGATTTGTTCTGATCATCGACGGAGTTCCAACCTCGCTGATCGCTCCATGCAACCTATTTTTAATGCTAAAAGCTGCGGAAGACATGCATACCAATTATATTTATGCCTCGTTTGAACGGATACTTCGAATCATCGGGCTGTTTGTCGCCGTGCTCCTGCCCGGCTTTTATGTGGCGATCACAAGCTACCATCAGGATCAGATTCCGCTCAGCCTGCTTGCGACCTTGCTGTTAGCTCGCAAAGGAATTCCGTTTACGATCCCCCTTGAGGCGTTCCTGATGCTCCTGCTGTTCGAGCTGTTTCGAGAAGCGGGCGTCCGTTTACCTAGTAAGATCGGGCAAACTCTGGCGGTGGTCGGCGGGTTGATCATCGGGGATGCGGCCATCCGGTCAGGGATCGCCTCCCCCTCCTTGCTCGTGGTGGCCGGAACAACGGCCGTCACCACGTTTACCTTGATCAATCAGTCGTTGGCCGGTGCGGTCTCGATTTTGCGATTGCTGATCATGATACTGTCTTCTTTCCTTGGGCTGTTTGGATTTTTTGTCGGGATGTTTGTGATCTACGTCTATATGGCGAACATCAGATCATTTGGGATTTCCTATCTCACACCGGTCTCTGCTTTTAGTTGGAAAGATTTCTTTCTGTTCTTCATGCGGGAACCTCAAGCTAGAGTCTGGAAGCGTCCTGAATTTCTGCATCCGCTAGACGCTACCAAGGAAGGGAGCGCGGATGATGAAACGTAA
- a CDS encoding GerAB/ArcD/ProY family transporter: MSRSQGEINVLQASMILISFVGINLHVMVTPVLLRSAGRDAWLSVLVSGALLMLWIPCLYLIMKKSGQQHLLQWVKQKAGPLLSIPLTFIFLIQMFVIAYSTIQDTTTWLALMYLYLTPKPVLVVIFTLLCAYPAFLGLRVIAITNGLLLPFVILFGFFVMFANIPNKHYDLLFPMLEHGITPVMKGMIPAASGLSELAILLLLQHHLKKKAKKGRLFLLAGYSVILMLGPLTGAIAEFGPDEGGTLRYPASEEWRIVSLSRIFEHVDFLSVFQWMVGSFVRTALAIYLIPEILQISGRKQRLLTISIVVAILIVVLLLPFEDAQYLSLITNFLLPYNLWFVIVLTLVLLFLCFLKRPNEGGESYQ, from the coding sequence ATGAGTCGGTCGCAGGGGGAAATCAATGTATTGCAAGCTTCGATGATCCTTATTTCGTTTGTTGGTATCAATCTACACGTCATGGTGACCCCTGTTCTGCTGCGCAGCGCAGGACGGGACGCTTGGCTCTCTGTCTTGGTGTCCGGGGCGCTTTTGATGCTCTGGATTCCCTGCTTGTACCTGATTATGAAGAAAAGCGGCCAGCAGCACCTGCTGCAATGGGTGAAACAAAAAGCCGGTCCATTGCTTTCCATTCCACTGACTTTCATTTTTCTCATACAAATGTTTGTGATCGCGTACAGCACGATTCAGGATACGACCACCTGGCTTGCCCTCATGTACTTGTATTTGACACCCAAGCCGGTGTTGGTTGTCATCTTTACTCTGCTCTGTGCGTATCCAGCGTTTTTGGGTCTTCGTGTGATCGCCATCACCAATGGATTGTTGCTACCGTTTGTCATCTTGTTTGGCTTTTTTGTAATGTTCGCCAATATTCCCAACAAGCATTATGATCTTCTTTTTCCAATGCTGGAGCATGGGATAACTCCTGTCATGAAAGGTATGATCCCTGCTGCGTCCGGACTGTCCGAACTCGCAATCTTGCTCTTGCTTCAGCATCATTTGAAAAAAAAGGCCAAAAAAGGTCGGCTCTTCTTGCTGGCAGGATATTCAGTCATACTGATGCTAGGGCCACTAACCGGTGCGATTGCCGAGTTTGGGCCTGACGAAGGCGGCACTTTGCGCTATCCGGCTTCCGAGGAATGGCGAATCGTCTCCCTGTCCCGCATTTTTGAACATGTTGATTTTCTCTCCGTCTTTCAATGGATGGTTGGGAGTTTCGTCCGGACAGCTCTGGCGATCTATCTGATTCCGGAAATTCTTCAAATCTCGGGACGGAAACAGCGTCTGCTCACGATCAGTATTGTTGTGGCCATATTGATCGTAGTTTTACTCCTTCCGTTTGAAGACGCTCAATATCTGTCGTTGATCACGAACTTTCTCCTTCCCTACAACCTCTGGTTTGTGATCGTGCTCACGTTGGTGCTCTTGTTCCTGTGCTTTCTGAAACGACCGAATGAAGGGGGCGAGTCCTATCAATAA